The following coding sequences lie in one Pontibacter sp. G13 genomic window:
- a CDS encoding carbohydrate porin → MSRTLCAMWAIMVCCLQIAIAQQDTLNPYRNTEGFGGPKTVGGQLETDNSPQFKNRIAVTKTKPWYDLKEKWAGSTGIEFGVNYTSIFILSTQTISDSNTNNASSGILDIQAGWTFLNRKRGKNTGKLFIKINDRHSYRGPTSTAPMFHGINESGYYGLPATGFRDYSIRAIELNYQQALFNNRFHFAIGKVDVTNYFDFHGLIVPWQHFVGYGASVSGTVNWPDQGLGGVVSIRPFEKWYLMGGVTDVRGDLFRKGEFLNFGDQFEEGKFWKGVEAGFVPSFEERYFRKISLLYWHSDAYTNTSGTDIAAGQGIAFSAHWFFAERFIPFARFGVSNGNGENAFYETDIQIGHGYRFLNYDILGISLSWNDPNIPDAKDQFTGELFYRLNVTAHLEFTPHIQFITHPTFAPNTNSLFYVGIRGRITL, encoded by the coding sequence ATGTCGCGAACCTTATGCGCAATGTGGGCGATCATGGTGTGCTGTTTACAGATTGCCATTGCCCAACAGGACACGCTAAATCCCTACCGAAATACGGAGGGATTTGGCGGTCCCAAAACCGTTGGGGGGCAATTGGAGACCGACAATTCGCCTCAATTCAAAAACAGAATCGCCGTCACCAAGACCAAGCCTTGGTACGACCTCAAGGAGAAGTGGGCAGGTAGTACAGGAATTGAATTTGGGGTCAATTACACATCCATATTCATTCTGTCTACTCAGACCATTTCGGATAGCAACACCAACAACGCCAGCAGTGGGATTCTGGATATCCAAGCAGGCTGGACTTTTCTCAATCGAAAAAGGGGTAAAAACACCGGCAAACTATTCATCAAGATCAACGACCGACATTCCTACAGAGGTCCCACCAGTACTGCTCCAATGTTTCATGGGATCAATGAATCGGGATATTACGGTCTACCCGCCACGGGATTCAGGGATTACTCGATCAGGGCCATTGAGTTGAATTATCAACAAGCACTCTTCAATAATCGGTTCCACTTTGCGATCGGAAAGGTAGATGTCACCAACTACTTCGACTTTCATGGATTGATCGTTCCTTGGCAACATTTTGTGGGATATGGAGCATCTGTCAGCGGCACGGTGAATTGGCCAGATCAAGGATTGGGAGGGGTGGTCAGTATTCGGCCGTTTGAGAAATGGTATCTCATGGGAGGGGTGACCGATGTCCGTGGGGATCTATTCAGGAAAGGCGAATTCCTGAATTTCGGGGATCAATTTGAGGAGGGGAAATTCTGGAAAGGCGTAGAGGCAGGCTTCGTGCCTTCGTTTGAGGAGCGATACTTTCGCAAAATCTCCTTGTTGTATTGGCACTCAGATGCCTACACCAACACTTCTGGGACCGACATTGCCGCAGGGCAGGGAATTGCCTTCAGCGCTCATTGGTTTTTCGCAGAGCGGTTTATTCCCTTTGCGCGATTTGGAGTTTCCAATGGAAATGGAGAGAATGCCTTTTACGAAACAGATATCCAGATTGGCCATGGGTACAGGTTCCTGAACTATGATATCCTCGGGATTAGTTTGAGCTGGAATGATCCCAATATCCCCGATGCCAAGGACCAGTTTACGGGAGAATTATTTTATCGGCTCAATGTAACCGCACACCTCGAGTTCACGCCCCACATCCAATTCATCACCCATCCCACATTTGCACCCAACACCAATAGCCTTTTTTATGTAGGAATTCGGGGCAGAATCACGCTATAA
- a CDS encoding TrmH family RNA methyltransferase — protein MNLDPSDFSSQSSPKPQPGLCQNLVAVLENPTFIINIGHVIRNVNGLGVEWLYVVDPDHRLEDDPMQLKNRKSLLKHSSAAVKWTQIRRFDTSEDCFEYLEREGFESLVTSPHQKGKNNTVLHEGTYLQPKLAVWFGNESKGISDLAIARSSGCIQIGMYGQVESLNLATTTGIVLHEVTRQRREKLA, from the coding sequence ATGAATCTTGACCCATCAGACTTTTCGTCTCAATCCTCGCCAAAGCCTCAACCTGGCCTTTGTCAGAATCTGGTGGCAGTGCTGGAGAATCCCACTTTTATCATCAACATCGGGCATGTGATCCGAAACGTGAATGGTCTTGGGGTAGAATGGCTCTACGTGGTCGATCCGGATCATCGCTTGGAGGATGATCCTATGCAACTCAAAAATCGCAAGTCCCTCCTCAAGCATTCTTCCGCTGCTGTGAAATGGACCCAAATCAGGCGATTTGACACTAGTGAGGATTGCTTCGAATATTTGGAGCGGGAAGGATTCGAGTCGCTGGTCACTTCGCCTCATCAGAAAGGAAAGAACAATACGGTACTCCACGAAGGTACCTACCTCCAACCGAAACTCGCAGTGTGGTTCGGCAATGAATCCAAGGGCATTAGCGATCTAGCCATCGCCCGCAGTAGTGGCTGTATCCAGATCGGGATGTACGGCCAAGTGGAAAGCCTCAACCTTGCCACTACCACGGGGATTGTCCTGCATGAGGTCACTCGCCAGCGTCGAGAGAAACTAGCCTAG
- a CDS encoding amidohydrolase family protein → MATSLKTTLLYLLSLLLILPVLAQDEQKDTYILITQVQVWDAKGKDLVKSDILIKNNLIEAFGKNLKAPEGATIINGKNGTVTPGLIDMHTHIMLNGPKAFYTGQGDYGPFAIGAWAYQDMNLLLDQGFTSIRDIAGNSLGMAKAVQNDLMRGPRIWSSGPAFSSTGGHGDAGVWNQLPNENNQPNMTMNLATADGVDEVIKMARWNYRHGAAFAKIMASGGVASEFDPLEITEYTYDEMRAIVKISEDNRTYATIHAYHDSAINRAIDAGVKCVEHGFLMSEQTVKRMADENIVLSLQGYVSTVQFAEASQIPWFSPEQVRKATQVYEGAKQMIEWAKKYQVFIVSGSDMFAENTPNAKMNITVEKEFGWEPWEILQHNTLNAGKVLAMSGPARNPYREGPLGVIEVGAYADILIWEKSPLEDIDNVLPNDNIQVLIKDGEILKNTLED, encoded by the coding sequence ATGGCTACATCATTGAAAACTACCCTACTTTACTTGCTCTCCCTCCTGCTGATCCTTCCTGTATTGGCTCAAGACGAACAAAAGGACACGTACATTCTCATCACTCAAGTCCAAGTCTGGGATGCCAAAGGAAAGGATCTCGTCAAATCCGACATCTTGATCAAGAACAATCTGATCGAGGCATTTGGCAAAAATCTCAAAGCACCTGAAGGCGCAACGATCATCAACGGAAAAAACGGAACTGTAACCCCCGGATTGATCGATATGCACACCCATATCATGCTCAACGGTCCCAAGGCATTTTACACAGGCCAAGGAGACTATGGACCATTTGCCATTGGAGCCTGGGCCTATCAGGATATGAACCTCCTACTGGACCAAGGATTCACTTCTATCCGGGACATCGCAGGCAACTCCCTTGGGATGGCCAAAGCGGTCCAAAACGACCTGATGAGAGGTCCCCGAATCTGGTCCTCGGGCCCGGCATTCAGTTCCACCGGCGGTCATGGAGATGCTGGCGTCTGGAACCAGCTCCCCAATGAAAACAACCAACCCAACATGACCATGAACCTCGCGACTGCCGACGGTGTAGACGAGGTCATCAAAATGGCCCGCTGGAACTATCGGCATGGAGCTGCATTTGCCAAAATCATGGCAAGTGGGGGTGTCGCATCGGAGTTTGATCCACTGGAAATCACCGAGTACACCTATGATGAGATGCGCGCCATCGTCAAGATCTCCGAAGACAACCGCACTTATGCCACCATCCATGCCTACCACGATAGCGCAATCAATCGGGCCATCGATGCCGGGGTCAAATGCGTGGAACATGGATTCTTGATGTCGGAGCAGACGGTGAAACGCATGGCCGATGAAAATATCGTGCTTTCCCTCCAAGGATATGTTTCTACCGTCCAATTCGCAGAAGCAAGTCAGATCCCCTGGTTCTCTCCAGAGCAAGTGCGCAAAGCCACCCAAGTATATGAAGGGGCCAAGCAGATGATCGAGTGGGCCAAGAAATATCAGGTATTCATCGTCAGCGGGTCGGACATGTTTGCGGAAAACACCCCCAATGCAAAGATGAATATCACCGTGGAGAAGGAATTCGGATGGGAGCCTTGGGAAATTCTCCAGCACAACACCCTGAATGCGGGCAAAGTGCTCGCCATGTCTGGACCTGCCAGAAATCCCTACCGGGAAGGGCCATTAGGTGTCATTGAGGTAGGTGCCTATGCAGACATCCTCATCTGGGAGAAAAGTCCCCTGGAGGACATCGACAATGTCCTACCGAACGACAACATCCAAGTCTTGATCAAAGACGGTGAAATCCTCAAAAACACCTTAGAAGACTAA